The Bacteroidales bacterium genomic sequence AAAGGTTTAAATAGTTCTTTTTTTCGTGTAAGAGTATTAAAAAGTATCAGTTTGTTTTGCATAATTTTTCATCTATCTTATTAACTCCATTTCTTAATGGAATGTGGAAACTAACCCACAAATTTAATATACTAATATGAGTTAAAGAAATGAAAAGAAATAAATATTTTTGTAATATGTGATTGCTCGTTGCTTATTATGACAAATTTTATTGTTACTTATTATAAATTACATTAATTACCTGTCCGTTCCTATAGATTTCTGTTTTGGTGAGATTTCCTGCCGTATCGTAATAATATCTTTTCCCGTCCATAAATTTCCCGCCTTTAAAAACGCCTTCGCGGTCAATAAGTTTTTTGGAATTGTATGTTTTATGATAACCATTTCCGTCAAACACACCAACCTGCTGTTGTGATTTTGAGCCGGTTGTTACAGCGGGTTTTGTTTCTTTTTCGTAGTGTTTAAGTGTTGTAGCATCAAAAATACCATCCTGATATTTTTTCTCGTTTTTTAAACTTCCGTTTTCATAATATTCTTTAATTACACCACTTTCTTTTCCTTCTGTCCATTCGCCTTCAATCATTAAATTCCCATTTTCGTGGTAATATTTTTGTTCTCCTGTACGTTTTCCGTTTTTGTTATAATTCCATTCATACGATAAATTTCCATTCTCAAAATAAAATTTATATTCACCA encodes the following:
- a CDS encoding toxin-antitoxin system YwqK family antitoxin, coding for MKISLFLILIFISISTISQTFEVYNKDTINRTDANNLKQGYWIRFDNAKTAKIEEGKYIDNKKNGVWKKYYSSGIKKQEITYKNNKPDGYAKFYYESGQVSEEGLWKTNKWVGEYKFYFENGNLSYEWNYNKNGKRTGEQKYYHENGNLMIEGEWTEGKESGVIKEYYENGSLKNEKKYQDGIFDATTLKHYEKETKPAVTTGSKSQQQVGVFDGNGYHKTYNSKKLIDREGVFKGGKFMDGKRYYYDTAGNLTKTEIYRNGQVINVIYNK